The Bacteroidales bacterium genome includes a window with the following:
- a CDS encoding glutaminyl-peptide cyclotransferase — translation MKTKHIINIVLFSIMIYTLTSCKQENNGSSNNSNNHDTVKLSDKENPLKIEIEEKAEGNNFIGDIIKINISINEKFESDTVILTVNNVQETILTSDELFYKWNTKKTKVGKNIIEVELNKNGKRFRKQKSVLLYSDIVPENFTYKIVNVYKHDVNAYTQGLFYDTGFLYEATGMKGESTVRKVKPESGEVIQSFAIPKDVFGEGIVLYNDKIIQLSWESGKGFVYDFASFKLIDEFSYEGEGWGICTDGKYLYMSNGSHQIKVLEAQSYSEVSTLEVYDHEGAVKYLNETEYINGYIYANIYQYEKIVKFDPSTGKVIAYIDLSGILPINDYTNKTDVLNGIAYDRLGDRMFVTGKYWPKLFEIKLVKK, via the coding sequence ATGAAGACAAAACATATCATCAATATAGTATTATTCAGCATTATGATTTATACATTAACTTCCTGTAAACAAGAGAATAACGGAAGCAGTAATAATTCAAATAATCATGATACTGTTAAACTTTCGGATAAGGAGAACCCGTTAAAAATTGAAATTGAGGAAAAAGCAGAAGGTAATAATTTTATAGGAGATATTATAAAAATTAATATTTCAATAAATGAAAAATTTGAATCGGATACAGTAATTTTGACTGTAAATAATGTGCAAGAAACCATATTAACATCAGATGAATTGTTTTATAAATGGAATACCAAAAAAACCAAAGTCGGTAAAAATATTATTGAAGTTGAATTAAATAAAAACGGGAAACGATTCAGAAAGCAAAAAAGTGTATTGTTATACTCCGATATAGTACCTGAAAATTTCACATATAAAATTGTAAATGTTTATAAACATGATGTGAATGCATATACACAAGGATTATTTTATGATACCGGCTTTTTATATGAAGCAACCGGGATGAAAGGAGAATCTACTGTCAGAAAAGTAAAACCCGAATCGGGAGAAGTTATTCAAAGTTTTGCGATACCAAAAGATGTTTTTGGCGAAGGAATAGTTTTGTATAATGATAAGATAATTCAATTAAGTTGGGAATCAGGAAAAGGATTTGTATATGATTTTGCAAGTTTTAAACTAATTGATGAGTTTTCGTACGAAGGAGAAGGCTGGGGTATTTGTACAGACGGTAAGTATTTGTATATGTCAAACGGATCTCATCAAATAAAAGTTTTAGAAGCTCAATCTTATTCAGAAGTTAGTACGCTTGAGGTATATGATCACGAAGGAGCAGTTAAATACCTTAATGAAACGGAATATATTAACGGATACATTTATGCAAATATTTATCAATATGAAAAGATTGTTAAGTTTGATCCTTCTACAGGCAAAGTCATTGCTTATATAGATCTTTCCGGAATTTTGCCTATTAATGATTATACCAATAAAACTGATGTTTTGAATGGTATTGCGTATGACCGATTAGGTGATCGTATGTTTGTAACAGGTAAATACTGGCCTAAACTATTTGAAATAAAATTGGTTAAAAAATAA
- a CDS encoding thymidine kinase translates to MFLEEKVRTAGWVEVVTGSMFSGKTEELIRRMRRAKIAQQKTMIFKPKVDTRYSEDKVVSHDAQAIDSTPVSKAEDILYLAEKYEVIGIDEAQFFSNILVEVCNRLADKGIRVIVAGLDMDFKGKPFGPIPGLLAIAEYVTKVHAICMKCGNLAQYSHRLSDDDKLFVLGEKDIYEPLCRSCFNKANNKM, encoded by the coding sequence ATGTTTTTAGAAGAAAAGGTCAGAACAGCCGGTTGGGTCGAAGTTGTTACAGGTTCAATGTTTTCAGGAAAAACAGAAGAATTAATAAGGCGCATGCGCCGTGCAAAAATTGCTCAACAAAAAACAATGATCTTTAAACCAAAAGTAGATACTCGATATTCGGAAGATAAAGTTGTTTCACATGATGCTCAAGCTATAGATTCAACACCTGTTTCTAAAGCTGAAGACATCTTATATCTTGCTGAAAAATATGAAGTTATAGGCATTGATGAAGCTCAATTCTTCAGCAACATCTTGGTTGAAGTATGTAACAGATTGGCAGATAAAGGAATCAGAGTTATTGTTGCCGGATTGGATATGGATTTTAAAGGTAAACCATTTGGACCTATACCCGGATTACTTGCTATTGCTGAATATGTTACAAAAGTTCATGCAATTTGTATGAAATGTGGTAATCTTGCTCAATATTCTCACCGTTTATCTGATGATGATAAACTTTTTGTTCTCGGAGAAAAGGATATATATGAGCCTTTATGCAGATCTTGTTTTAATAAAGCAAATAATAAAATGTAA
- a CDS encoding Zn-dependent exopeptidase M28, translating to MNSNFDNKLFFWNPKIHKSMKSGFIIFILLLSSFQQGSSQGKEYANEVLKVLCSEEYHGRGYAFGSDKKTTDYIIKELKKSKVKAFNKEYKQAFNISVNTLPGNIFLQIGHRKLEPGVDYLTASFSNTVSGKLNIVKLNASVIDDSIEFRRFIKKDFSNKALLIDTVGLKRKDFSDGYRLITERNILKAKVVIRIEDSNLIYTPSQIRKNFSLISIKRNAIPANTDEITIDITSKYFEQYETNNIIGYLKGQSDSSIVLSAHYDHIGHMGLNTFFPGANDNGSGVAMLLNLAKHLAHERKLKYNIVFMFFSGEELGLLGSKYYTENPVFPISKIKFLINLDMVGSGDEGIKVVNGSVFKDEFQTLCDINQVNKYLPDVKIRGAAANSDHYFFYEKGVRCFFIYTLGKYKEYHNINDKPENLPLNEFDDLSKLLIDFINTF from the coding sequence ATGAATTCTAATTTTGATAATAAGTTATTTTTTTGGAATCCAAAAATACATAAATCAATGAAGTCCGGATTTATTATTTTCATTTTATTATTATCAAGTTTTCAACAAGGTTCTTCACAGGGGAAAGAATATGCCAATGAGGTTTTAAAAGTTCTTTGTTCTGAAGAATATCACGGTCGAGGATATGCATTCGGGTCAGACAAAAAAACAACTGATTATATTATTAAAGAATTAAAAAAGTCAAAAGTAAAAGCATTTAATAAAGAATATAAACAAGCTTTTAATATTAGTGTTAATACTTTACCGGGTAATATTTTTTTGCAAATTGGGCATAGAAAATTGGAACCGGGAGTTGATTATCTTACAGCATCATTTTCAAACACTGTTTCAGGCAAACTTAACATTGTGAAATTAAATGCTTCTGTTATTGATGACAGTATTGAATTCAGAAGATTTATTAAAAAAGATTTTTCAAATAAAGCTTTGTTAATTGATACTGTCGGATTAAAAAGGAAAGACTTCTCTGACGGATATCGTTTAATTACTGAAAGAAATATATTAAAAGCAAAAGTTGTCATCAGAATAGAAGACAGCAATTTGATTTATACACCTTCGCAAATAAGAAAGAATTTTTCGCTGATTTCAATTAAAAGAAATGCTATACCCGCAAATACAGATGAAATCACTATAGATATAACTTCAAAGTATTTTGAACAATATGAGACAAATAATATTATCGGATATTTAAAAGGTCAATCAGACAGCTCAATTGTATTGTCAGCTCATTATGATCATATCGGACATATGGGATTAAATACCTTCTTTCCCGGAGCTAATGATAACGGAAGTGGTGTGGCAATGCTGTTGAATCTTGCCAAACATCTTGCACATGAGAGAAAACTTAAATATAATATTGTATTTATGTTTTTCAGCGGAGAAGAATTAGGTTTGTTAGGTTCAAAATATTATACTGAAAATCCTGTATTCCCTATTTCAAAGATTAAGTTTCTAATTAATTTAGATATGGTCGGAAGCGGTGACGAGGGGATTAAAGTTGTGAACGGCTCTGTTTTTAAAGATGAATTTCAAACTTTATGTGATATTAATCAAGTAAATAAATATTTGCCGGATGTAAAGATCAGGGGAGCAGCGGCTAACAGTGATCATTATTTTTTTTATGAGAAAGGTGTAAGATGTTTTTTTATTTATACGCTCGGTAAATATAAAGAATATCACAATATAAATGATAAACCGGAGAACTTGCCGTTGAACGAGTTTGATGACCTTTCAAAATTATTAATTGATTTTATTAATACTTTTTAA
- a CDS encoding nitroreductase family protein, with the protein MLQELINLNRSCRRFYEDEKITEETLISLIELARISPSPRNQQALKFILINDVEMNKKIFPLLGWAAAIPDWDGPIEGERPAAYIIIIGDNSIIEKGKKTYHEVASGIAAQSIMLGAAEKGIGGCMIAAIKRKPLREILNLPEKFEILLVPALGKPKEKIVIEEMPENGNYDYWRDEDMVHHVPKRSLEEIIVDYS; encoded by the coding sequence ATGTTACAAGAATTAATAAATCTAAACAGATCTTGCAGAAGATTTTATGAAGATGAGAAAATTACAGAAGAAACTTTAATCTCATTAATTGAGCTTGCTCGAATATCGCCTTCACCGAGGAATCAGCAAGCTTTAAAATTTATATTGATAAATGATGTTGAGATGAATAAGAAGATATTCCCGTTATTAGGATGGGCTGCTGCAATTCCTGATTGGGACGGGCCGATTGAAGGTGAAAGACCTGCTGCATATATTATTATTATCGGAGATAATTCCATAATTGAGAAAGGAAAAAAAACATATCATGAAGTTGCAAGCGGTATAGCTGCTCAATCTATTATGTTGGGTGCAGCAGAAAAAGGCATAGGCGGATGTATGATTGCTGCAATTAAAAGAAAACCTTTAAGGGAAATTCTAAATTTGCCTGAAAAATTTGAAATCTTGCTTGTACCGGCTTTGGGAAAACCTAAAGAAAAGATAGTTATTGAAGAAATGCCGGAAAACGGGAATTATGATTATTGGAGAGATGAAGATATGGTTCATCATGTCCCTAAAAGAAGTTTGGAGGAAATTATTGTAGATTATTCATAA
- a CDS encoding D-alanine--D-alanine ligase: protein MTNKINIAILAGGDSSEYFISLKSAEAIAGNLNKEKYNVYIVLIKGSEWTLTNNLNCGLIINKDDFSFNDKGQKVKFDIVFPAVHGTPGENGLVQGYFEMLKIPVIGSNVLSSSLTFNKYYCNTFLRHFNIVNIAKSLLVKKEQVYNVENIINYVGLPCFVKPDAGGSSFGISKVKETDKTDAAIEEAFKESDSVIIEQYIPGIEISCGFFKANDVNYPLPPAEIVSKNEFFDYEAKYNSDYNEEIIPARITDEQIKNCQEITGKLYDVLNCSGIVRMDYILKDGEYWFLETNTIPGMTNESIVPKMIRKAGMTFSEVADMLIADALNQSNNFKT from the coding sequence ATGACAAATAAGATAAACATAGCGATTCTTGCCGGCGGCGATTCTTCTGAATACTTTATTTCATTAAAGTCTGCCGAGGCAATTGCCGGAAATTTAAATAAAGAGAAATACAATGTATATATTGTTTTAATAAAAGGAAGCGAGTGGACTTTAACAAATAATTTAAATTGTGGACTTATTATAAATAAAGATGATTTTTCTTTTAATGATAAGGGACAAAAAGTTAAGTTTGATATTGTGTTTCCTGCTGTTCACGGAACACCCGGTGAAAACGGTTTGGTGCAAGGATATTTTGAAATGCTTAAAATACCTGTAATCGGGAGTAATGTGCTTTCTTCATCTTTAACTTTTAATAAATATTATTGCAATACATTTTTACGTCATTTTAATATTGTTAATATTGCAAAATCACTATTAGTTAAAAAGGAGCAGGTCTATAATGTTGAAAATATTATTAATTATGTAGGATTGCCGTGTTTTGTAAAACCGGATGCCGGAGGGTCGAGTTTTGGTATTTCAAAAGTTAAAGAAACAGATAAAACGGATGCAGCAATTGAGGAAGCTTTTAAGGAATCGGATAGTGTTATTATTGAACAGTACATTCCGGGAATAGAGATTTCATGCGGTTTTTTTAAAGCAAATGATGTTAATTACCCTTTACCTCCGGCAGAGATTGTAAGTAAGAATGAGTTTTTTGATTATGAAGCAAAATATAATTCTGATTATAATGAAGAAATAATTCCGGCAAGAATAACAGATGAACAGATAAAAAATTGCCAAGAAATTACCGGAAAATTATATGATGTATTAAATTGCAGCGGTATTGTAAGAATGGATTATATTTTAAAAGACGGAGAGTATTGGTTTCTTGAAACTAATACTATCCCCGGAATGACTAATGAAAGTATTGTTCCGAAGATGATACGAAAAGCAGGAATGACATTTTCGGAAGTTGCAGATATGTTAATTGCAGATGCTTTAAATCAATCAAATAACTTCAAAACATAG
- a CDS encoding type II toxin-antitoxin system RelE/ParE family toxin: MSYKINWSATARNDYFTIIDYLLENWGNKSAHNFKNKVDKQLKLISRMPKIFPKTEIRKNLRRCVVVKQVTMYYLEKENSKEIFVTRFYDNRKDPDKLTDALNKGNL, encoded by the coding sequence GTGTCATATAAAATAAACTGGTCAGCAACTGCAAGAAACGATTATTTCACAATAATTGATTATTTACTTGAAAATTGGGGTAATAAATCTGCACATAATTTTAAAAACAAGGTAGATAAACAACTAAAACTTATTTCAAGAATGCCCAAAATATTCCCAAAAACAGAAATAAGAAAAAATTTAAGGCGATGTGTTGTCGTAAAACAAGTAACAATGTATTATCTCGAAAAAGAAAACAGCAAAGAGATATTTGTAACACGTTTCTATGATAACAGAAAAGACCCTGATAAATTAACAGATGCTTTGAATAAAGGTAATTTGTAA
- the mqnC gene encoding dehypoxanthine futalosine cyclase, producing MNTDNLYIKALNQEFLSVDEGLFLYENSPTADLMFIGNEIRKLNQAEKNRDKVGWIIDRNVNITNVCIAQCEFCNFYRKPNAPDTYITSLEEYDEKIKVLKKLGGNQLLMQGGLHPKLGLEYYKKLFSDLKEMHPDIKLHALGPAEIHHIARLAKTTYKDVLVQLTEAGLDSLPGAGAEILNDRVRKIVSRGKCTAQQWLDVMSEAHKLKITTSATMMFGHIETHRERIEHFVKLREVQDEKPDDSEGFTTFIPWPFQDEGTELNKKSGIQNDVTADEYIRTIALSRIMMPNIKNVQASWLTVGKSTGQMSLHAGANDFGSIMIEENVVSVAGADHSFNAEQIQEAIKEAGFIPAFRNQRYEYIGN from the coding sequence ATGAATACAGATAATTTATATATAAAAGCTTTAAATCAAGAATTCTTGTCAGTTGATGAAGGTTTGTTTTTATATGAAAATTCACCCACGGCAGATTTGATGTTCATTGGAAATGAAATAAGAAAATTAAACCAAGCTGAAAAGAACAGAGATAAGGTAGGTTGGATAATTGACAGAAATGTTAATATAACAAATGTTTGTATTGCTCAATGTGAGTTCTGTAATTTTTATCGCAAGCCTAATGCTCCCGATACTTATATTACATCACTTGAAGAATATGATGAGAAAATAAAAGTTCTGAAAAAACTCGGCGGAAATCAGTTGTTAATGCAAGGTGGTTTGCATCCGAAATTGGGTCTTGAATATTATAAAAAGTTATTTTCAGACTTAAAAGAAATGCATCCGGATATTAAATTGCATGCTTTAGGACCTGCTGAAATCCACCATATTGCACGTTTGGCAAAGACAACTTATAAAGATGTTCTTGTTCAACTTACAGAAGCAGGTTTAGACAGCTTACCGGGTGCAGGTGCAGAAATATTGAATGACAGAGTAAGAAAAATTGTTTCAAGAGGAAAATGCACTGCTCAACAATGGTTAGATGTTATGAGCGAAGCACATAAGTTAAAAATTACAACTTCTGCAACTATGATGTTCGGACATATTGAAACACATCGTGAACGAATAGAACATTTTGTAAAATTAAGAGAAGTTCAAGATGAGAAACCGGATGATTCAGAAGGATTTACTACATTTATTCCTTGGCCGTTCCAAGATGAAGGGACTGAATTAAATAAGAAATCGGGTATTCAAAACGATGTAACAGCAGATGAGTATATAAGGACAATTGCATTAAGTCGAATTATGATGCCCAATATTAAAAATGTACAAGCATCTTGGCTGACAGTGGGAAAAAGCACAGGACAAATGAGTTTGCATGCAGGAGCAAATGATTTCGGTTCAATTATGATTGAAGAAAATGTAGTTTCTGTTGCAGGAGCAGACCATAGCTTTAATGCGGAACAAATTCAAGAAGCAATAAAAGAAGCAGGGTTTATTCCGGCATTCAGGAATCAACGATATGAATATATTGGAAATTAG
- the dprA gene encoding DNA-processing protein DprA codes for MDDNSLIYKIALGLIPGLGPVTAKSIISYTGGPENVFKATKQQLMKAPGIGEYLAKTVINNKHVTKDAEKELRFLKKHDIKPLFYLDKDYPFLLKQCPDAPLMIFVKGDIDFKDRKFISIVGTRNATAHGKENCERLIKEFAESGHNPIIISGLAYGIDVCAHRAALKNGLETIAVLAHGFDRIYPQNHKKTASEIKEKGALITEFISGSKFERQNFLRRNRIIAGLSDATIIVESAKKGGSLVTADIANSYNREVFAVPGRLDDCYSEGCNSLIKTHQAFLLQTAKDVEYILNWESINNTYKQKILFVELSEDEKIIAEIINANQKPVIDFICKETKFNMSKVSSLLLEMEFKGTVRSLPGKIYELSGKII; via the coding sequence ATGGATGATAATTCATTAATATATAAAATTGCATTAGGCCTAATCCCCGGTTTGGGTCCTGTTACTGCAAAGAGTATAATTTCTTATACAGGCGGGCCCGAAAATGTTTTCAAAGCAACAAAGCAACAGTTAATGAAAGCACCGGGAATAGGAGAATATTTGGCAAAAACAGTTATTAATAACAAACATGTTACAAAGGATGCAGAAAAGGAACTGCGGTTCTTAAAAAAACATGATATTAAGCCTCTGTTCTATTTGGACAAAGATTATCCGTTTTTATTGAAACAATGTCCTGATGCTCCTTTAATGATATTTGTAAAAGGTGATATTGATTTTAAAGACAGAAAATTTATAAGTATTGTCGGTACAAGAAATGCAACTGCTCACGGAAAAGAGAATTGCGAAAGATTGATTAAAGAGTTTGCGGAATCAGGTCATAATCCGATAATCATCAGTGGATTAGCATATGGTATTGATGTTTGTGCTCATAGAGCTGCTTTGAAGAACGGTCTTGAAACTATTGCTGTTTTAGCTCACGGATTTGACCGAATTTATCCTCAAAATCACAAGAAAACAGCTTCGGAAATAAAAGAGAAAGGAGCATTAATAACGGAATTTATCAGCGGATCAAAATTTGAAAGGCAAAACTTTTTAAGGCGTAATCGCATAATTGCAGGTTTATCTGATGCTACAATTATTGTTGAATCTGCTAAGAAAGGAGGTTCATTGGTAACCGCTGATATTGCAAACTCGTATAACAGGGAAGTATTTGCCGTGCCCGGAAGATTAGATGATTGTTATTCGGAAGGATGCAATTCTTTGATTAAAACACATCAAGCATTTTTGTTGCAAACCGCAAAGGATGTTGAATATATTTTGAATTGGGAATCAATAAATAATACATATAAGCAAAAGATTTTGTTTGTTGAGTTATCTGAAGATGAAAAAATAATTGCTGAAATTATTAATGCAAACCAAAAGCCGGTAATAGATTTTATTTGTAAAGAAACAAAGTTTAATATGAGTAAAGTCTCTTCTCTTTTGTTAGAAATGGAATTCAAAGGAACTGTGAGAAGTTTACCCGGAAAAATATATGAATTATCCGGAAAAATAATTTAA
- a CDS encoding glycosyltransferase family 2 protein — protein MKLSVVIITYNEEKNIERCLNSVKEVADEIIVLDSFSTDKTEEICKRYGVKFFQHKFEGFSYQKNRASDLAENDYILSLDADEVLSEELIESILKVKENTLFDGYLFNRLNIYCGKPIKFTTWYPDRKLRLWNRKKGAWRKNIHETVIHDNTARIKRIKGDLIHHSYNTIGEHVVQTNRFTDIAAEALFNAGISSSVFKIFFKTLFAFFREFILNFAFLGGFYGFVIGCINVFSVFLKYSKLLRMKKES, from the coding sequence ATGAAGTTGTCAGTTGTCATTATTACATATAATGAAGAAAAGAATATCGAAAGATGTTTAAATTCTGTTAAGGAAGTTGCAGATGAGATAATTGTTTTAGATTCTTTTTCAACTGATAAAACAGAGGAAATTTGTAAAAGATATGGTGTTAAGTTTTTTCAACATAAATTTGAAGGCTTTTCATATCAGAAAAACAGAGCTTCTGATTTAGCTGAGAATGACTATATTTTATCTCTTGATGCTGATGAAGTTTTATCTGAGGAGCTTATAGAATCAATTCTTAAAGTAAAGGAAAATACTCTTTTTGACGGATATTTGTTTAACAGATTAAATATTTATTGCGGAAAGCCCATTAAGTTTACTACTTGGTATCCTGACAGAAAACTCAGGTTATGGAATAGAAAAAAGGGTGCATGGAGAAAAAATATTCATGAAACTGTAATACATGATAATACAGCAAGAATAAAAAGGATAAAAGGAGACTTGATTCATCATTCTTACAATACAATAGGGGAGCATGTTGTCCAAACAAACAGATTCACTGATATTGCAGCCGAAGCATTATTTAATGCCGGAATTTCATCGTCTGTATTTAAAATATTTTTCAAAACGTTATTTGCTTTTTTTAGAGAATTCATATTGAATTTCGCTTTTCTTGGCGGATTTTACGGATTTGTAATTGGTTGTATTAATGTCTTTTCTGTATTTCTAAAATATTCAAAATTATTAAGGATGAAAAAGGAATCTTAA
- a CDS encoding glycosyltransferase family 4 protein, with translation MNLNNIKKKRILIDLERLKYINTGLGQVCLNFGKELAKYQSEKIEFVFLVPRKYKGFFGNNISYEVASIKRKFFSFLCRNYDLWYSIHQDSKYFPSKSSTPYVLTVHDLNFIKEKTAKKVRKRLKRLQRRIDRAVEIVTISDYTKKELLKQFNYLAKKKIRTIYNGIKITEFDNSEKPNYVPKGEILFTLGVIKPKKNQKVLVDFIQNLPKIYKLIIAGNDSSRYAEEINKKIFKKGLQNRVILSGEISNKDKYWLYKNSFAVLFPSLYEGMGMPPIEAMRFGKPVFVSKKSSIPEICGDNAFYWENFEPNYMSSFFLKQTEEFYSDINNSLKRVNYSNKFNWSENTKKYFEIFMQVLQI, from the coding sequence ATGAACTTGAATAATATAAAGAAAAAGCGCATATTGATTGATCTTGAAAGATTAAAATACATTAATACCGGATTAGGCCAAGTGTGTCTTAATTTTGGGAAAGAACTCGCAAAGTATCAATCAGAGAAAATTGAATTTGTGTTTTTGGTACCAAGAAAATATAAGGGTTTTTTCGGAAATAATATCAGTTATGAAGTAGCCTCAATAAAAAGAAAATTCTTTTCTTTTTTATGTAGGAATTATGATCTTTGGTATTCAATTCATCAAGATTCAAAATACTTTCCTTCAAAATCATCTACGCCATATGTCTTAACAGTACACGATTTAAACTTTATAAAAGAGAAAACTGCAAAGAAAGTCAGAAAGAGACTAAAAAGACTGCAAAGAAGGATTGACAGAGCAGTTGAAATAGTAACGATATCAGATTATACAAAAAAGGAGTTATTAAAACAATTCAATTATTTAGCCAAAAAAAAAATCAGAACAATTTATAACGGGATTAAAATTACGGAATTTGATAATTCAGAAAAGCCTAACTATGTTCCAAAAGGTGAAATACTTTTTACATTGGGAGTTATAAAACCCAAAAAAAATCAAAAAGTTCTGGTTGATTTCATTCAAAATTTACCAAAGATATATAAGCTGATAATTGCCGGAAATGACAGCAGTAGATATGCTGAAGAAATAAATAAAAAAATTTTTAAAAAAGGGCTTCAAAATAGAGTTATTTTGTCGGGAGAAATTTCAAATAAAGATAAATATTGGCTGTATAAAAATTCTTTTGCTGTTTTGTTTCCTTCATTATACGAAGGTATGGGTATGCCTCCAATTGAGGCTATGAGATTCGGAAAACCGGTTTTTGTTTCAAAGAAATCAAGTATTCCTGAAATTTGTGGTGATAATGCATTTTACTGGGAAAATTTTGAACCAAACTATATGTCTTCATTTTTTTTAAAACAGACCGAAGAGTTTTATTCTGATATTAACAACTCATTAAAGAGAGTAAATTATTCAAACAAATTTAATTGGTCTGAAAATACGAAAAAATATTTTGAAATATTTATGCAGGTATTACAGATATAA
- a CDS encoding O-antigen ligase family protein, with the protein MLKSLYKLYKEYYYIFYIATLCISVAVMPHSRGLLSSSQIGLTGLWLLEANFKQKFKTLKNNKSILIFSSIFLIHLIGLIYTDNLSYALKDLRIKLPLLLFPIIIGTSKKLGFKEIKLIISVFTISIFLKTLFGIAVLSGITGKEISNVQEIAGKFSHIRYALILNIVIFSNFYLLFFNPKNEKVFIKIFHIVSIIWLSIFLFILHSVTGWVIFLILIIFTGIFIIFNTSNTSVKKYSIIFSISLSCLIFFYLAYSVHKFNKTDKIDIRTVDTHTLSGNPYLNNFDSQERENGHFVNIYLCEKELQETWNIVSSFKYKGKDKKDQHIKYTLIRYLSSKNYRKDKEGVQKLSEQDIKNIENGTANYIYEKKYTIYPKIYEILWQIEKYSAGGNPENHSVTQRLEFIKTGKEIIKQNFWFGVGTGDVKDEFNNQYKKTSSELSRDHRLRAHNQYITFFITFGILGFIWILFAYIYPGIKEKKFKDYLFLVVFIIMSFSMLNEDTLETQMGATTFAFFLSLFLYTNKKSL; encoded by the coding sequence ATGCTAAAAAGCTTATACAAATTATACAAAGAATATTACTACATCTTTTACATTGCAACTTTATGTATAAGTGTTGCCGTAATGCCGCATTCAAGAGGATTATTAAGTTCTTCACAAATCGGATTGACCGGTTTATGGCTTTTGGAAGCAAATTTTAAACAGAAGTTTAAAACCTTAAAAAATAATAAATCAATACTGATTTTCAGTTCAATTTTTTTAATACACCTTATCGGTTTAATTTACACTGATAATTTAAGCTATGCTCTTAAAGATTTAAGAATTAAATTACCTCTGCTGCTTTTTCCTATCATTATAGGAACTTCAAAAAAACTTGGATTTAAAGAAATTAAACTTATTATTTCAGTTTTTACAATTTCAATATTCTTAAAAACTCTGTTTGGCATTGCAGTTTTATCAGGTATTACCGGAAAAGAAATAAGTAATGTTCAAGAAATTGCAGGAAAATTTTCTCATATCAGATATGCCTTAATATTGAATATTGTAATTTTTTCAAACTTTTACCTTTTATTTTTCAATCCGAAAAATGAAAAAGTTTTTATTAAGATTTTTCATATTGTAAGTATTATATGGTTAAGTATTTTCTTATTTATTTTACATTCTGTAACCGGCTGGGTCATATTTTTAATTTTAATCATATTTACAGGAATATTTATAATTTTTAATACAAGTAATACTTCTGTTAAAAAATACAGTATCATATTTAGTATCAGCTTATCCTGTCTAATTTTTTTCTATCTGGCTTATTCCGTTCATAAATTTAATAAAACAGATAAAATTGACATTCGTACTGTTGACACTCATACTTTAAGCGGAAATCCTTATTTAAATAATTTTGACAGCCAAGAACGAGAAAACGGACATTTTGTAAATATCTATTTATGTGAAAAAGAACTTCAAGAAACTTGGAATATTGTTAGTAGTTTTAAATATAAAGGCAAAGACAAAAAAGATCAACATATCAAATATACTCTCATCAGATATCTTAGTTCAAAAAATTACAGAAAAGATAAAGAGGGTGTACAAAAATTGTCCGAACAAGACATAAAAAATATTGAAAACGGAACAGCAAATTATATTTACGAAAAAAAATATACGATATATCCTAAAATTTATGAAATTCTTTGGCAAATTGAAAAATATTCAGCAGGCGGGAATCCTGAAAATCATTCAGTTACCCAACGACTTGAATTTATAAAAACAGGCAAAGAAATAATTAAACAAAATTTTTGGTTTGGTGTAGGAACCGGTGATGTTAAAGATGAATTTAATAATCAATATAAAAAAACATCTTCGGAATTATCAAGAGATCACAGATTAAGAGCACATAATCAGTATATTACATTTTTTATCACTTTCGGAATATTAGGTTTTATTTGGATTTTATTTGCATACATTTATCCGGGCATAAAAGAAAAGAAATTTAAAGACTATCTTTTTTTAGTTGTTTTTATCATTATGTCCTTTTCAATGTTGAATGAAGATACTCTTGAAACTCAAATGGGAGCAACAACTTTTGCGTTTTTTCTTTCCTTGTTTCTATATACAAATAAAAAAAGTCTCTAA